In the Telopea speciosissima isolate NSW1024214 ecotype Mountain lineage chromosome 2, Tspe_v1, whole genome shotgun sequence genome, one interval contains:
- the LOC122653127 gene encoding putative pentatricopeptide repeat-containing protein At1g19290, translating to MLRYSSISRLRPLFCRIIRKESIHGSRILRWKLRDESKLCHPELLDRICRILILERYSALSRLSFDYTDGILDGVLRRLKFNPSACLGFFRLASKQQHFRPDIKSYCKIVHILSRARMFDEAKAYLKELAEISKTNSSVSLVFDELIRVYKEFTFSPTVFDMLLKVYAEKGLMKKALFVFDNMGSFGCSLSLISCNSLLNNLVRAGENHTAFHVYDQITRSGIVPDVFTFTIMVNASCKDGKVHKAVDFIKEMENMGFEPNGVTYHSLINGYANLGDMEAALGVLKVMSEKGISCNLVTYTLLIKGYCKQGKMHKAEEVLQGMDELSLVADEITYGILINAYCQTAKMDDARRICWAMLNVGLRMNVFICNSLINGYCKLGQVHEAEQVIKDMEVWNLKPDSYSYNTLVNGYCREGCVSQAFELSQEMLWRGVEPTVLTYNTLLKGLCRMGEFDDAVHLWRLMLKRGLTPDEVSCCTLLDGFFKMGNLEGALKLWKDMLARGFAKNVITFNTIINGLCKMGKMVDAEEIFVDMKKMFVSPDAITYRVLSDGYCKVADIGQAFKVKDEMEREGIPLSVELYNSLISGLFKSRKFSGVKDLLAEMHMKGLTPTIVTYGALIAGWCKEGMLDKAFSTYFEMNEKGLAPNVIICSTLISSLYRLDRIDEANFLLQKMVDIEFILGHGCSVDSKPDSRHLNIQKIAFSLDETAKRYLLPNNIVYNIAIAGLCKSGRVNDARRILSTLSLRGFIPDNFTYCTLISGCSAAGNIKEAFDTRDEMLKRGLVPNIATYNALINGLCKSGNLDRAVRLFHKLPLKGVVPNVVTFNTLIDGYCKAGNIVEAVKLKDKMVDGGIAPSIVTYSTLINGLYKEGDIEASIHLLDQMTAGVVDPDIVKYCALVRVYLECRDREQISKLYDEMQVMGLSSGIVSDKQMGVKELFSDKISGISNATEAVC from the coding sequence ATGCTCAGGTACTCCTCGATTTCTCGTCTTCGTCCTCTTTTCTGCCGCATTATCCGTAAAGAATCCATCCATGGTAGCCGAATTCTTCGGTGGAAGCTCAGGGACGAATCTAAACTTTGTCATCCTGAACTGCTCGATAGAATCTGTCGTATATTGATCCTCGAGCGCTATTCAGCCTTAAGTCGACTGTCCTTCGATTATACCGATGGAATCCTCGACGGCGTTCTCCGTAGGCTTAAGTTCAATCCTTCCGCCTGCTTAGGATTTTTCAGATTGGCGTCGAAGCAACAACATTTTAGACCTGACATTAAGTCTTACTGTAAGATTGTCCATATTTTGTCTAGAGCTCGAATGTTCGACGAGGCCAAAGCCTATTTGAAGGAATTGGCCGAAATTTCCAAAACTAACTCTTCTGTTTCTCTAGTTTTCGATGAACTTATCCGGGTTTATAAGGAATTCACGTTCTCACCAACTGTTTTTGATATGCTTCTGAAAGTATATGCGGAGAAAGGTTTGATGAAGAAGGCACTTTTTGTGTTCGACAATATGGGGAGTTTCGGATGCAGTCTTAGCTTGATATCTTGCAACAGTCTTTTGAATAATTTGGTCAGGGCTGGTGAAAATCACACCGCTTTTCATGTTTACGATCAAATTACTAGGTCTGGGATCGTCCCTGATGTTTTCACATTCACTATAATGGTGAATGCTTCCTGCAAGGACGGTAAAGTGCATAAAGCTGTGGATTTTATTAAGGAAATGGAGAACATGGGTTTTGAACCAAATGGCGTGACGTACCATTCTCTGATCAATGGTTATGCTAATTTAGGTGACATGGAAGCAGCACTTGGAGTTTTGAAGGTGATGTCTGAAAAGGGAATTTCTTGTAATCTAGTTACTTACACATTGTTGATCAAAGGTTATTGCAAACAAGGTAAGATGCACAAAGCAGAGGAGGTGCTCCAAGGCATGGATGAGTTATCATTGGTTGCTGATGAAATTACTTATGGTATCTTAATAAATGCATATTGTCAAACTGCTAAAATGGATGATGCTCGCAGGATTTGTTGGGCAATGTTAAATGTTGGATTAAGGATGAATGTGTTTATTTGCAACTCCCTAATTAATGGGTATTGCAAACTTGGACAAGTCCATGAAGCAGAGCAGGTGATAAAGGATATGGAGGTTTGGAACCTGAAGCCAGATTCTTATAGCTATAATACTCTTGTCAATGGATATTGTAGAGAAGGTTGTGTTAGTCAGGCATTTGAACTTTCACAGGAGATGCTTTGGAGAGGGGTTGAACCTACTGTTTTAACTTACAATACACTCCTCAAAGGTTTATGTCGTATGGGTGAATTTGATGATGCTGTGCACCTTTGGCGTTTGATGCTGAAAAGAGGTTTGACTCCTGATGAAGTCAGCTGTTGTACTCTGCTTGATGGATTTTTCAAGATGGGGAATCTGGAAGGGGCTTTAAAGTTATGGAAAGATATGTTAGCGAGGGGCTTTGCTAAGAATGTAATTACTTTCAACACAATTATAAATGGGCTATGTAAGATGGGTAAAATGGTTGATGCAGAAGAGATTTTTGTTGACATGAAAAAAATGTTTGTTTCCCCTGATGCTATTACATATAGAGTTCTGAGTGACGGGTACTGTAAAGTTGCAGACATTGGACAAGCATTCAAAGTCAAGGATGAGATGGAAAGGGAAGGAATCCCTCTTTCTGTTGAATTGTATAATTCTCTTATTAGTGGACTCTTTAAATCTAGGAAATTCAGTGGAGTCAAGGACCTTCTGGCTGAAATGCACATGAAAGGATTAACTCCTACCATTGTGACTTATGGGGCTCTTATTGCTGGTTGGTGCAAAGAAGGGATGCTAGATAAAGCTTTTAGTACGTATTTTGAAATGAATGAGAAGGGTTTAGCACCAAATGTAATTATATGCAGCACACTGATCAGTAGCCTATATAGGCTTGATAGGATTGATGAAGCAAATTTTCTGTTGCAGAAGATGGTAGATATTGAATTCATTCTTGGTCATGGATGCTCTGTGGACTCCAAGCCGGATAGTAGACATCTCAACATTCAGAAAATTGCATTTTCCCTTGATGAAACTGCAAAAAGATATCTTCTGCCCAACAACATTGTATACAACATAGCTATTGCTGGCCTTTGCAAGTCTGGGAGGGTAAATGATGCCAGAAGAATTCTCTCAACATTGTCACTGAGAGGCTTCATTCCAGATAACTTTACATACTGTACCCTCATCAGTGGTTGTTCAGCAGCTGGCAATATCAAAGAAGCTTTTGACACACGGGATGAGATGCTGAAAAGGGGCCTTGTTCCGAACATTGCAACATACAATGCTCTTATAAATGGGTTGTGTAAGTCAGGGAACCTAGATAGGGCAGTTAGACTTTTCCATAAACTTCCCTTGAAAGGTGTAGTTCCCAATGTTGTAACATTCAACACATTGATTGATGGATACTGCAAGGCTGGTAATATTGTTGAAGCTGTTAAGTTGAAAGACAAGATGGTAGATGGAGGAATTGCTCCTTCTATAGTTACCTATTCTACTTTGATCAATGGCCTTTACAAAGAAGGAGATATAGAAGCATCTATACACCTTTTGGATCAAATGACTGCAGGAGTTGTGGACCCTGACATTGTGAAATATTGTGCATTAGTCAGGGTTTATCTCGAATGCAGGGACAGGGAGCAGATCTCCAAGCTTTATGATGAGATGCAGGTTATGGGTCTTTCTTCAGGTATTGTCTCAGATAAACAGATGGGTGTAAAAGAGTTGTTTAGTGATAAGATATCTGGCATTTCTAATGCAACTGAAGCTGTGTGCTGA